AGTAAGTAGAACATCTAGGCCGTACAGCTTCAACAGTACCAAAAAAGGGTCTCACCTGCATTGGGAACCTGTAGGTCAATCTTTACATCAAAGTCGTGAACTTTAAACAAGTCTTCCGAGAGGTCAGTGGTTGGCTTCGGGACATCTTTGTCTTTCTGGTTTGTTTGACCCTAAAAGAGAGAAAGTTAGATTTCTTCAGGATAAAGAGCTACAATTCAGGTTGGTGCTCATTTCCAGTCTAATCTTATTTTAATTAGATCTCAACggaaaaagaaattattttctgCTAAATTTTTGCCATATTCTAAAATaatagttttgttttcattattttaactATGAAAGCTTATAAATCATGTATTCACCAAAAAAGAACTACAGTGCTGAACTCAGTTTATTCTTTCAAAAAGTTGAGTTTATCTCAAAATATCTTTGGCTCTGTCCATCAGTGTGTGCAAACTTTAACATCAATTTTGGCATCATTTCTACTTATCAGTATCTACATTATGAGCTATCAGGGAGGGTCCTGCTTACCAGTTTGTTCTTCTCTGGACTTGAATTGTCTGGTGTTGAACCAGAGCCATATTTCTGGTTTAGGTGAGCAAGAATAGCTGCGTGGACTGACGGATCTCTGGCCTGCCAAATGAAAAGAATCACAGTGACAGATCAGATCAACAGAAGTAGAAGTAGTGGTAGTTTAGGGGCATTTTCGACTGCTGTTATGCTGTATGCACATAATTAAGCATGTCTTCAGTCTTATTTATAGCAGTTCAGTAATTTAAACTGTCAATTTCATTATTCAGGTATTGTGTTTGTGAAAATGAGGCATGTGTTATTTCAGTGTGTTTAAACAAGTACAAATATCCAATCTGATAAATTTATTATAGAACACTTACATTAGACACCATGGTGGGTTTGCACTGTCTTCGTGTGAAAGGATCCATTTGTTGGTTTTTGGCATTTTGTCCTTCAGCCTGTtggaaaataattaataatatacaaataaataaactaaatattaGTATGTAGAAACCTGCACCATGAAGGGATGTATAATCATGAAAGCTGCATTAAAATTCATAGGTATGTTGTTTTTACTACACATGCAATAGGACGTGATGGTTTTAAGCCTCTGCAGGTCATCTTGGACATACAGGTGCTAAGGTTAGTATAAAACTCTTAGGCTGGGAGTTGGCTGAAGTGAACCACAGTGATACTGAACATGGTCACAGTAAAGCAGCACCAGATTAAGAAAACACCTGACATGAGGAAGCACTTTGAGGAAGATTATAAATGTACCATTTTTgataaaatgctgcaaaaacagACTTTATAGAGATGAAACTCTTCTTTTATATTCCCGATGCTTGCATCATTGAAGGTTTTCCTATCCATAGATCTATTCATATGGTGTTATGCTGTCAATATTTTAGCATAAAGTTATGAATTCCTAGTTTCTTCAATCAATTCTATTTAAATAGCAGCACATTTGATTGGTAGCGACTTAGTCTCTTAATGcttatggaagcagtaagggtgtgTTTTTTCCAAAACACAATGGCTTAATTTTTGATAAATAATTACATTATGTAAtatatctttcttttttaactcaTCTGAGGTTGTGATGGCTGTATATGGTGCTGCTGAAGAAGGTGAACACTTACCACAAGAGCTTTTTCAGATTCAACAATGTTCCAGCTTCTGTTCCTCTGATTAATGTAACTGGGTGACAAAAGAACAGTTTAAGATCATTACAGAGTAATGATAAAGGGGCTACCAACAAAACACAATTTAGCTGTTTTTCTGTagttaataactttatttaaagaaaCCAGTGTTTTAAACTGTGTATTTTAATTCAGTAACTTTGGATATCTGTTTTATTTAACACAGTAAAATGTTATAAGTGTAGACTGTGTACCTAATAGCAGAGATGTTCTTGGTCCTCTGTCTGTCGAGGGCTTCTGCCCTTTCCTCAAGCTCATTCAGTTCATCCTGGATCACTTTCACTCGTTCACCATCTCCACTTTCCTCTGCCATGGCCTTCAAACCAAAAAACCAACAAGAAATGAAAAGGTAAGCCTGATGAGCCTTTGTCTCTCATCAAAGTTCAGTTCAATGACATTTGCTGTCAGTGTCCATGTTTTGTTGGTTCAGAGTTACAGGTTAGCAGGGTGACATTTAAAGGGCTATGATAATTCCACCTTCTCTGGGAGTCTTTACCTCTCTGGGgttccagggtataattggctgtttttgactacttttgatttgaccTCTATATATcaactttaaaaactgtttatcttgcctatcagcacaacctcacatatctgaattttgagtgatttttttcattttggcatACCGTATTAtcacaattgatctaaatttagacaaaaaataaaaaaaacaacaaccataaAATCTGAGTAGAAAAGTTATATTTCTTACTATAAAAACCACAAACTAATGAATcgttttcataacttgaaatgcaaatagaaattgtacatttttaaaaaattatgcacaagtttataaaaaacacaaagtaaaatgGTAccatttacctaaaaatgcagccacggcctcaggcgttttttatataaccatttaaaactatttacaaaacaatcaggtgtgctgcatcaaataagatgccacacaaatacaaattatttatgcaagtccaaaaaatagtttctgtccactataagacagaggagaacagcacagggataaaccctgcaggtctgacagcaggaggtgtatcactccttcTGTTTTCTAGCTGGAGACAGCGTTTGCACTGcagtctgcctttggtggctttttggaGAAACTGTCACATTCATCAgtataactgacacacaaatcaaaacaacgactacaccacacactaactacacaataactatagcctccaaacacactaaacgtcacaaatctctcacatgtgAAGACTcgttctctctgtctttcaatTACTCGCTTTCTCTCCCCGGCATCACTCCTAAAatttcccctcttcctaaacaaccaaatgccatgttgccatatatttttttgattggtcgacaacacgatttaaaaactggtatattgTTTGAAGTTTGGGCTTTCAACACAAGTTGAAATGAAGACTCTGGGTTGCTGCATCTTGTTGCTGTGTTGTCTTAAATGGGTCATGTGATTTTGACCCGCCGGCATGTCtgtcgaccccagagggttaaaaaaaaaaataaaatgctggtTCTCTTTTACCTTATCTTTGAGTAACTGCGTTTTCTTCATGGCGTAATTTGGTGGTGCTTTCCGGAATCTGTCCTTTTCTTTTACAATCTGCAGAGAGTTTAGACAAAACAGTTTTATGTCCACTCATAATTAATgacatcagaaaaaaagaatgaaaacctagtaaaaaaaagaaaaagaaaaaaggacttACATCCTCAATGTCTTTATCATTGAACTTGTAGTTGAGAGCTTCTTTGATGGATTGCTCCTTCTTGGTGATTTCATCCAGAGTTGGTACTTGCATTCCAGCAGCAATCATCTGAGAAAAATCAATGAAACACATTTCATCATCACTTTAttgattatatatttattttattttttattataaaataaaataaataataaatatattttatttattttatatattttgttcaAATATTCTCCTTTTGTTAAAAATCACCTACCGCCTCTTTCCACTTCATGAATTCACTTTCTGTGAACTCTTGATTTGATACAAACTCAAGCCTGAAAACCCGTGTGTCACCACCATGCCTGTAGATGATTTACAACATTAAGAGCTGTGTTTTTGGAAAccaggtaaaaaagaaaaaaacaaatatgcacCATAAACTAAATGATCCATGTGTCCATGACAGTATGCTTACCTTAACTGTAATCCCTTGTTTGTTCGTGTTGACCCAAGCTGGTAAACCTTTGCCGTCTCTACTACATCAACAATTTCAGCAACCTTTCAACAACAAGGGaacaagaaactcaaacatAAGTAAAAATActtcctaaataaataaatcctacATCTTTTCTACCACCAATATATTATCGTAACAACAATATGAGCTCACCCTATAAACTGGTTTACTGCTGCTGTTCCCGATTCCTATCCTTACAAAGCAGCCAGTCACAGTCTTAGCAAAGAAGGGCATGTGGCACCAGCGCTCCAGCTTGTGTCTGGACAGGCGGATCCTGTTGAGTTCATCTGGCAGGGAAACGGGCTGCGACTTTGGTGGAGTCTCCTCTTTTCTGGTAGCAGaacacagtttaaaatgttACTCAGAATCAAGAGAAAAAGCATCAAACTTGTCCATTGATCTTCTTGTGATGGAACTCTGGTGAATGCACTGGTTGATACACTTACTCGTCTTCATCGTAAGATGATGAACGGGAACTCCGGTCGCTTTTGACAGATGACTTGtcatcatcctcctcttcttcttcctcatcgTCAGAGTAAACCTCGCTCGTCTTCAGCGGCTGACGCTTAGCCAGCAACTCCGCTGTAAAGAGATGAAACGTCAGCGTTTGAAAGACAATCAGATTGGCACAACAACCTGTCACAAAGGAGTAAAAAGCATGCcaacctgttttgtttttcttcttctcacgTTCAGCCTTTAGTTCTTCCATAGCCTGGGATTTTTTGTCAAGTTTTTCATCACGCTTGGATCGTCTCTCCTTGTTGTGTGACATGACCTAGAGAGCATGTAGAGGTTAGAATTAGAAACATGATAAAGACAAGGTGTAATGCCACCCCTTCTCATACCAGGCAGAAATGAGGAGTAAAAGAGGCATCAGATTTCACTTAAATTACTGAGTGAAATTAAAAGTTCAGTTTAAGCTCTTATTTAGGCTTTAGGCACTTGAATTAGACACCCCAAAATACTATAGAAGAGTAATTTGTACTATATACAgatggttactatatacagttaCTATAGGCACTAAAAGACACACTGATACACACTGTCGTATAGTATGTCTGATATTGTTTTAGATGTATGTGAAACTGGACTCACCACTTGTGTATCTTGAACTTGAGATGCCTTCCTTTTTTCTTGCTCTTCTtcctgctttttcttcttctcctccttctccttcttctttgcCGTCTTTAGTTTCTTCTTGATTTCAAACCTTTGAAAACGAGCAGAATCTTGAGTGAATAAACGGTGATCTCACGTGATAAGTTAAAAATGACATGTTTTTTCATTGTATGGCAAGTTTGTTGAAGTAAAATAAGAGTACTCTAGTGtattttaatgaataaatatCTTGTAGGATTTTTTAACAACTTAGTTATTTATGCCAAGTACAACTTTTTTTAACGATTTTTATTCCCCACTCACCGTCTCTTTAGCACCTCTCTTTTCTCAATTCTGTTGAACAGCTCTTGTTCTCTCTCCTTTTCTGTCATCTGCTCAAGTCGAGCTCTGTCCTCAGCGTCACCCATCAAGTCATCATCATAACCGTCCCTGAACACCTCGTCCTCAGAGGAGTCTGAGTCCGAGCTGGAGGACGAACTGTTGCTCTCTGAATCAGACACCTCGCCTAAAATAATTTCAAGGAACCAGAGaccagagaggaaaaaaaggctgTTTTCAAATCAATTACAACACAAAAAGTTAGAGATGTCATCAGAAAGATTTTAATTCTAGTATATCTGACTTTTCTTtacaaaatgtgtcaaaaacagcttttatgaGCAGAATTTGGTAGGGAAGCTTTTAACCATGAAACAGTTATAAATCTTTTTAACATTGCCAATGTAATTAGGTCCCAAAAAAGTAAATAGGCTCTCCCCCCTCAGTTTAGACCGTTTCATGTCAAGCATCCACTATATCAGTGGATTACCAAAACTGAATTGGATTTGTGAACAACCACAAATTCCCAGGATAatttttttcaggtttttctTAATTGTGTCAGCCAGTTCACACCAGGACAATGtgacaaaaataaacagcagcttAGATGCTTTGCTGTGAGGCACCTGGGATAAACAGGATGAGTGAATGAGTCATGTAATCCtaacatcttaaaaaaaaaaaactgtggatGCAGCACTGTAGTGATGTATAATCTACAGTTCATAATATGTCTGGATGTCCCGCTCTACACTTCATGGCAACATGTTTTAAACATGAGAACGCATACAAGTCCGTTTTGCTCATCAGTTTAGTAGCCTTGAAATGCTACTAAACTGCTATGGACAGATGTGtgacttaatttttttaaaaaaaagaagaaataagtcTTCAAAGAAGCCTTATTTGAGAGCAGGGAAAATCTTTTTCCAATGTGAACACTGAATTAAGAAACCTACCTTCCTCCGGTGCAGAGCTTTCAGCTGAGCTGTCCCCATCTGAGCTACCAGACGCTGTCGCTTTATTAACCTTCTTCTTTGTAGCGTTCTTCTTTTCAGACCCTTTGCCCTGCTTAACCTTCTTTTTGCCTTTGGTGCCACCGACAGTCCACTGGATAATAGGAATGAAAATTTAACTTTTGATTATGTAATTGACAGTGAGTTCAGGTCTAGTCTCTTGTGCCTCATATGTGTCAAACTGTAAGGTCTTTTAGAGTAAATACTAATATTGCTATACCTCGTCATCACTGTCAGATGTCTCAGAGTCTGTGGAAGCTGCTGGTTTGCCAACAGGTTCTTCCTGCTCACCCGAATCAACCCTTTTCCTCTTCGCCAAAGACAGCAGCTCCTGCAAGTGACAAAACAGTGATGTGGTTTAGAAAGGTTCACCTATAGTgagggaaataattatttgatgccCTACTgaatagggctgttcgatataacgatatatatcggatgaagatataaaaacatctatcgtttcattttacgctatcgtttgtttcgtggtgtcgcaaaataaactgtttacggcaatattttttcatcgttttgatggtcactgtagtggctatattaatttcttaaagttctctctttctcttatatttaatataaccacactacagacggacaagcgcctgtttttatgtgttgtggttagcaacaacgacggtaacacCATTGCGTGTCCGtttgtttatgttccacataagcctttcacaataaagctcaagatcctgttgggacttttcaaaataaactgaatcacgtgaaagatgcagagtatttacggatgagaagtaaaaaagagccgccaggtattaaaaaataaaccttagactcaaacgttagaacaggcttttccccgcagcacgccatgtaataaatacaaagaaaacgcggccgttacaacttatgtctaaaaatgtatagtttcatgcatcggttaaAATACTCGTCTCCAGCTACATAACGCGCAGCTAGAAACACTtcccgcaagtcgagctgcccgagattcacagaatttacagaaaatgttacatttttgtgatttatatcgttatcgggacgatagaattcttatatcgggatatgagattttggtcatatcgcacagccctactaCTGAATTTGTAAGCTCACTTACAAAGAACTGCATACTCTGTAatgtagtttcattttaatgaagagacagaatatcaatcaaaacatccagaaataacacattacataaatgttataaatgtcactgagtgAAATTAGTACTCGTTTAGTACTCGCCCAGCCAGAATTAAGGCTCCCACAGATTAGTACACCTGTCCACAAAATCAATTCCTTTCATTTTGACCTCACCACCACCATACGTGagaccaaagagctgtcaaGAGACGTCAGACACAAGATTGTACACCTGCACAAGGCTTGAATGGACTACAAGACCATCATCAAGAAGCTTAGCAAGAAGGTGACAACTGTTGTTGCAATTACTTagaaatggaagaaatataaaGAGACCATCAGTATTCCTTGGTCTGGAGCTCCATACAAGATTTTGCCTCATAGGGTGAGGATGATGATCATGAAAAAGGTGGTGGCATTAGATTAAAACTCCATGGGAGGAGCTGGTTAATGATCTGAAGACAGATGGGACTGCAGTCACTAGAACACCATTGGTAACAAATTACACATAATGGACTGAAACCTTTCAGTGTCCGCAAGGTCCCCCTGCTCAAGAAGGCACATATACATGCCTGTCTTATGTTTGCCActgaacatctaaaatgatTCACAGAAGATTTGCAGAGAACGTGCTGTGGTCAGACGAAACCAAAAATCAAGCTCTCTGTCATCAACTCAATCTGGCatgcttggagtaagacaaatGCCAAGTATGATCCAAAAAACACCTTGCCCACAGTCAAGCACGGAGGTGGAAACATTACGCTTTGTGGCTGTTTTTCTGCCAAGGGTAAAGAACATAATTGAAGAGTCATGTACCAGAAGATTTTCTGGTACCTAATATTAGTATTATAATACCTAATATCTGGTACCTAATATTAGTAATATTAGTATTACCAGAAGATTTTTCTGGTACATGAAGACTTTCTGATAAGAGACCCTTTCCCTCAGCCAGAACACTCCAGAGAGGTCGTGGATGGGTTTTCCAGCATGAATGGCCCAAAGCATACTACCAAGGCATCAGGAGTGTCTAAAAAAGCAGCAGATTAAGATaatgcagtggcctagccagtctGAAAAGTGTGAAGGGAGCTGAAGCTTTGAGTTGCCAAGGAGCAGCCAAGAAAATTAAAGAACTTCTTTATAAGTGGGCAAACATACAAATTTAGCAGAGGGgtcaaaaaaaaattatttaccCATACTGCAGTACAAATGGACAGAATTTCTCAAGCCACTTCTCTGTAATTCATATAGTGGGACATGATCAGCAGAAGTAGAACCTTTAAATGTAATGATTAAACCCAACAAAAGCTTATTTTCCTTATTATTTAGCTTCAATCTGTTTCCCAGAAGTAAAATTACATGTGCCTTGTATTTCTCAAAACACATTCCAATGCTAGTTTGATGATTAACTTGC
Above is a window of Oreochromis niloticus isolate F11D_XX linkage group LG19, O_niloticus_UMD_NMBU, whole genome shotgun sequence DNA encoding:
- the rtf1 gene encoding RNA polymerase-associated protein RTF1 homolog, coding for MVNVKKRKGRVVIDSDSEDSASDDNLDQELLSLAKRKRVDSGEQEEPVGKPAASTDSETSDSDDEWTVGGTKGKKKVKQGKGSEKKNATKKKVNKATASGSSDGDSSAESSAPEEGEVSDSESNSSSSSSDSDSSEDEVFRDGYDDDLMGDAEDRARLEQMTEKEREQELFNRIEKREVLKRRFEIKKKLKTAKKKEKEEKKKKQEEEQEKRKASQVQDTQVVMSHNKERRSKRDEKLDKKSQAMEELKAEREKKKNKTAELLAKRQPLKTSEVYSDDEEEEEEDDDKSSVKSDRSSRSSSYDEDEKEETPPKSQPVSLPDELNRIRLSRHKLERWCHMPFFAKTVTGCFVRIGIGNSSSKPVYRVAEIVDVVETAKVYQLGSTRTNKGLQLRHGGDTRVFRLEFVSNQEFTESEFMKWKEAMIAAGMQVPTLDEITKKEQSIKEALNYKFNDKDIEDIVKEKDRFRKAPPNYAMKKTQLLKDKAMAEESGDGERVKVIQDELNELEERAEALDRQRTKNISAISYINQRNRSWNIVESEKALVAEGQNAKNQQMDPFTRRQCKPTMVSNARDPSVHAAILAHLNQKYGSGSTPDNSSPEKNKLGQTNQKDKDVPKPTTDLSEDLFKVHDFDVKIDLQVPNAEAKSLSVSSNALPVKDGAPRRSLNLEDYKKRRGLI